A stretch of DNA from Bactrocera neohumeralis isolate Rockhampton chromosome 6, APGP_CSIRO_Bneo_wtdbg2-racon-allhic-juicebox.fasta_v2, whole genome shotgun sequence:
CGCTAAGGAATAAATAACTTCATTGTCACAGTCAGGGTAAAAGAGACATCAGTATGAACGAAGCGACTTTGAGGGTAATAGAGCCGTTACAGCAGCTCGGGAAAGGACTAGGGCCTCCTTCGAGAGGACAATAGGACAGCTGACAGAACGACTAAAGGCTTTAGAAACTCCATTAGAAGTGGAGAATATGAAGCAGTGAAGATAGGCCCGACAGTTCGGTGTGAGGAATCTTTAGAGATAATTAAATCTCTGCCGGAATTCAGTGGCGAAAGGCCACGATATGTTAGTTGAAGGCAAGCCTATTGCTGCCTATAAGTTGTTTGAAAATTACGAAAACAGTTCGAAACATTACCAAGCGGTGgcaataataagaaataaaattgtcgCTTCGGCCGACCAAGTGTTATCGTCATTCAATACCGTGCTGAATTTTAAGGCGATCATCGCGCTGTTAGACTTTACTTATGCTGACAAGCGACCAGTCTATTTGATTGAACAGGAATTGTAAACTCTTAGGCAATGGAAACTTTCAATTGCCGAGTTTTACGACGAGGTCGAAAAGAAATTGAccttgataataaataaaaccattatGATAAATGAGGGCAAAAAAGAACTGATTGAGtcaatttgccaaaaatatagGCAAGATGCTTTGAGGTTTTTTGTTTGTGGCTTGCGGAAGCCAATGAGCGACATTACGTTTTCGTCGCAACCTAAAGACATGCCTAGTGCATTGGCATTAGCACAAAAATTGGAAGAAAATCATGCTCGATATTCGTTTGCAAATTCTTTCTACAGTAAAATGGATTCAGCTCAGGGGGCAAAATGGTGGAAGGACATACATATGCTCTACACCACTCGCCTCATTATAAACAAGTGGAAAAAAACATGTAGATGCGGCCACTCTTTATAATTTAAGCTTTATTCTTAAGCCAGACTCCAAAAAATCACATATTGCTTAATAGAAATTATTTGATTGGAAAATTTAACTGTGATTTTATTTCCTGGACAACAGATCATTGGGCTGGggaataatttatatttcagcTAGCGATGAACAATATTCTACACGAATGTATCGGAAAGTTTTGTCACGTCTGTTTTGGCGATATTATAGTATACGCGAAagcataaatgaaaatatatttcattttaaatatttagtacgAACACTTTAAAAAGCGCATATGAAAATTTCCATGGAAAAGTCAATGTTTATAGCAgccgaaattgaatttttaggaTAGGTTGTATCccataaagtaataaaaacgaATCTTAAAAAGAGAGAAACGACACATTTGACAAATACGATGAACTGTTAAAGCAAATTGCTAAATAACACCATTTCCGGCTTTTGCAATTtgcttaaacaaataaagtaatcaaaaattaatttagcaaGTAAATTTCCTAAGAATTATTGGAAGTAATCAAAGTATGCTTATTCAGcaatgatatattaaaaataagttaatattaataataagcaAGTTGTAATTAGAATAAGCTTCATTTTAagtcaatttaataaaataaagcggTCTGTTCTTGATCACCATCAACGTCACCTCGTTgtaattcaatttgttttctttggCTTTTTTAAAAACCGTTCACCGCGACGCAAAGTATAATTGGCGTTACAGAGTTACACCGAACGCAAACAATATAAACGAATTAGACAAGAttccggacatggttaaatgccTTAGAGAATTTTCGGCACGACCAGGAGAATTTTATTTATGGAGGAAAAGCGtcgacaaaattttcaaaacgtaCGAGGTGGTCAAGAATATCCCTAAGTACTTCGCGATACTCCATACGATCAGGCATAAAATAATTGCTGATGCCAACACCGCATTGGAGTCGTACAATACTCCACTTGAATGGAGTCAAATCCGAAAATGCCTCATGATGCATTATTcggataaataaataaatgaatgaccACTCTGGTCCAGTACCACGACGACATTCCGATCttttatcaaaaagtttaccaacAGCTTTCCCCTGTATAATACAAAATTCCATGTCTCCTCTTAAACGAGGAGCCCATACGGACTATGACCAATTCATATAGGGACAAAGCTCTCGACATATTCATTAGAGGACTAATCGGCGTATTAACCCATCTTCTCAGCATAAGAGAACCGACAACATTGCCCCAAGGCCTACATTTATACCAAAAACTAGACAACATGACTTATAGAAAAATTCATGCGAATAACACGCacaattacaatatttaaccgCCACCACGACTTCCTCCAATTAATgctattaataattttattaacaacaCAGCTTTTTCTGTGGcagcattataaatataataaattatatattgtgGTAACATCATAAATCTGTAAATTATGtatcttattataaataaaggagtGTGGCAGCACGATCTGCGGCCATGTTGAAGATAAAGAAGAACGAGTGCAGATCATTTAAAAAGAGCGTCcaacataataaaattgtttaaaatatcagAAGTGGTTGTATTGCGCCCAAAATGTCATCAAACGAGGATTCGCTTAGTTTATACACAGTTGAACAATTAAAATCATGGTTGCGTTCGCTCAAACATAAAACAACAGGTAGTAAAGCCGAACTAATTGTTCGCCTACAAAAAATTCCTGAGGAGCTTCGTGGAAATTTTCGAAACTCCATGGTTGACGTTGACGCTGACGTTGACTGTACGCAAGCCATCATTGCGGAAAAAGAACAAGCTGATGAAATCAACGAAGGAGCGAGCAGTATAAACATCACCGAGGAGTGTGGTGAATTTAGCAATGGGATTGTACCACAATATGACGCAAGTAATCAAACGAGTgttgaaaagaaacaaaaagagTGTGATGCAAACGAGTGGCGACTTTTAAAAATCGAATTAGAATTGTTGAAGCGTGAGTGTGAACTAAAGAAGATGGAAAATGAACTTCTAATGAGAGAAAAAGAACAGTTGAGAAATAGTgataatcaaacaaaaaacatttccaATAAGCAAAAGTTCGCAGATGTTAAAGAACTTATATCTGAATTTTCTGGTAGTGGTGAATGCCTTAAGCTATGGCAAGCACAACTAAAAAATATCCAGAGTGTTTACCAACTTGATGATAACAACCTAAGAGcattaattgcaaataaattaaaaggcaATGCGCTAAAGTGGTTACATTCTCGAGATGACTTGATTTTAATGCCAATCGACAAGTTCTTAAAGGAAATGAGCTCGctgtttgaagaaaaaacaagcAATTTGATGCTaaagaaaaagtttgaaatcaGGCAGTGGTTGACTACCGAATCGTTTCGAGAATATTTCCAAGAAAAACTAATTCTGGCAAATAGAATTCTAATTGGTGAAGATGAACTTGTAGAATATCTAATTGATGGTATTCCGGATAACACTTTACGTTCGCAAGCTAAAATGCAACGATTTCATGACAAATATGAATTGTTAGAAGCGTTTAGAAATATTCAATTGCCACGATATATATCAAAGAAAATGACAGCAGACAATCAACATGAGCAGTCGAATAATGGACAACAAACAACAAGAGTCGTGAGATGCTACAATTGCAACTCCGTTGGCCATTTAGCAAGTGTATGCCGAAAACCCAAACGAGAGCTTGGTGCTTGTCATGTATGCGCTGAAGTTGGCCATTTAGCAGCAAATTGTCCACAAAGGAAGAGCCGCCCTGTACAACATGTCACAGAATTGATGGAAGGCGATGAATATGTAaggtttttaaattatgtatttattaattctaAATTTACTTATAAAACTTTATTAGGATCATTAATTGATACGGGAAGCCCCATTAGCTTTGTTCGCCAACAGTTCGTACCAGATGTAGTAATAAACAGAAAGaacaatgtatttttaaaatatagtggTATAAACAAAAGTCCATTATCTATTGTCGGAAATgtaaacagttttatttttttcaaaaataaaagaattgaattAACGATGTTAGTTGTAACAAATGAAACAATGACTCATCCAATTATTTTAGGAAGAGACTTTTTAAGTAAAtctaatttaaaattagaatgTAAAGAAATAGATTCGAATTTCAAAGTCGAAAATAACACATATGATGAAGAGTGTCAAAGattaatgaaaattgaatttgataaCACTAAATTTTCTGTGAATTACAATGAAGTATTGAAAACTGAAGCAAAAACtcctaatgtttatataaaaaatgataatgTAAGTGtctatgcaaaacaaaaatttctgcaaatatttcAAGATTATTATATGTGCTGTAAGCGCCCCGATACGCCAAAAATTAGATGTGAGATGAAACTGTTGTTGAGTACAGAAAAACCTTTTAATTGTCCTCCAAGAAGACTGTCATACAGTGAAAAACAACAAGTTAGGGTTGTTTTAGATGACTTAATGCAAACCAAGATAATTAGGCCGAGTAAGTCAGAATATTCTTCCCCCATTGttttagtaagaaaaaaaacagGTGATATAAGGTTATGTGTGGATTTTCGTAGTTTGAATAAGATAACATTGAAAGATAACTATCCCTTGCCTCTTATTGATGATCTGTTAGATAGACTagcaaataaatgcattttttcgttaTTGGATTTAAAGAGTGCGTTTTATCACGTAGATATGGTTGAAGATTCGATTAAATACACTTCTTTTGTAACACCGATGGGGCAGTACGAGTTTTTGAAAATGCCTTTCGGTCTGAAAAATGCACCTTCAACATTCCAGCGGTTTGTTAGCCATGTTTTCGATGATCTGATTCGAGCAGAGAAAATTGCTATTTATTTAGACGATATCATGATAGCTACAAGTAATGAAGAAGAACATTTAGACATTTTGCaggaagtttttaataagttagTACAAAACAAATTGGAATTGAGGTTAGATAAATGCCGATTTATGGAGTCAGAAATACGCTATTTAGGATATAACATTTCGAGTAAAGGTATTCTACCGGATGAAAAGAATGTAGAAGCTATAGTGAATTTTCCTATACCCAGTAACACAAAAGCTGTACACAGTTTTTTGGGCTTATGCTCATACTTTAGAAGATTCGTTAAAGATTTTTCGCGAGAAGCTCAGCCTCTGtacaaactaataaaaaagaatGTTAAATTTACATTTGGGGAAGACGAGTTACAGTGTTTTgagaaacttaaaaataaattaattgggtCTCCTATCTTAGCGATTTACGACCCAAGAGATGATACAGAGCTGCATTGCGATGCCAGCTCTCGGGGATTTGGTgcaatattattacaaaaaagagTGACGACAAATTTCACCCAgtcttttatttttcgaaacgtAGCAGCGAGCCCGAATCTAAATACCACAGCTTTGAGCTGGAAACACTTGCAATTATTTATGCACTTCGGAGATTTCGGGTATATCTTCAAGGATTGAAATTTAAGATAGTCACTGATTGCAATTCACTCATGCTAACTTTAAATAAGAAGGAAGTAAATCCAAGAATAGCCAGGTGGGCACTcgaattgcaaaattttcaatatgttcTCGAACACCGTAATGGAAATAGAATGCTCCATGTGGACGCACTTAGTCGCACTTCAAATATCTTAGTTCTTGAAGAAAATACGTTTGAGCAAAATCTGTCAATTTGCCAAAATCGAGAtaggaaaattattgaaatccgGGGGAATTGGAAAACAAGGAAAATGGTGTTTTTGAAATGCGGAATGGCTTAGTTTATAGAAAAAACGGAcaaaatatactattttatataccaaatgAGATGGAAGAACATTTATTGAGAAAGTATCACGATGAAATGGGTCATATGGGAAGTGATAAAGTTTTCAGTGCTATAATAAAGTCATATTGGTTTCCCAAAATGAAGgagaaaattaaacaatatatcTCAAACTGCCTAAAGTGTATTGCCTTTTCCTCGAAGAGTGGGAAACATGAGGGCCTCTTACATAATATACCCAAAGGAAACGTACCTTTCGAAACTGTTCATGTGGATCACTTCGGTCCAGTGTCATTTAAACattctaagaaaaaatatgtatttttggtaATAGATGGGTTCACTAAATTTGTTAAGTTATATGCGGTGTGTTCAGCAGGCACCAGGGAGGTCATgagctgtttaaaattgtattttagtaGTTACAGTCGTCCAAAGGTATTGATATCTGATCGAGGCAGTGCGTTTACAtcaaaagattttgaaaatttttgaaaacaaataacgTAAAACATGTAAAAATTGCGACAGGATCGCCACAAGCCAATGGACAGGTGGAGCGCGTTAATCGTAGTCTTGCTCCAATGATAGCAAAATTAACCAGCGGTGGCTTTAATTTCAGCTTAGACAAAACTTTACCGGACATAGAGTATGCTTTAAACAATACGATGCATCGAAGTATAGGCACAACTCCAAGCGAACTACTTTTTGGAGTTTCACAAAGGGGAACTGTCGTTGACTTTCTCAGAGAAAGACtagaagaaaatgatttgaataatAATGAACGTAACTTAGCAGATATTAGGGATAAGGcagcagaaaatatttcaaagtctcaaaattataataaattgctGAAAGATAAACATCGGACACAAAGAAAGTATATGGAAGGAGATTATGTTATGGTAAAGAATTATATAAGTAATCCAGGTGCATGTAAAAAGATTGCCCCCAAGTTTAAAGGTCCTTATAGAGTTTGCAAAATACTTCCTAATGACAGGTATATACTTAGAGATGTCGAGGGATTTCAACTTAGCCAAATTCCATATGAAGGAATATGGGAAGTAGCAAACATGAAGCCTTGGTTAAACCATAGTCTCCCTAATGAAAGCGTAATCGGGACGATTACATGTCAGGATGGTCGAACTGTGGCagcattataaatatgtaaattatatattgtgGTAACATCATAAATCTGTAAATTATGtatcttattataaataaaggagtGTGGCAGCACGATCTGCGGCCATGTTGAAGATAAAGAAGAACGAGTGCAGATCATTTAAAAAGAGCGTCcaacataataaaattgtttaaataagcAAGCATttaattcctttaaaaatgaaatcaaatgccactgttattattcgatatgtttatttaagatatgccgggtcgttgatacTGAGGAATGTCAAATCAGAACAACGGctccaggtaaatttagcaaataatatttttataaagaataaaattattattaataaactggacggcaagccgcacAGTACGGTAAATTAGCCGGggttttattattcaaacgaaagatacatatgtaatttccgATAAATTACATATCATATCGTAATTCGCGCGCACCGGTCAGTTCACCAACACCGCaacataaaagcaaaaatttaatctATTTGACATTCGATGtgagattgtgaaatttgtatAGTGAAGAAGCGATTGTAAAGCTTATATAGCTCACCAagatattttaatgtttatatagTGAAGAAGCGAGATTGGAAAGTTCATAGTGAAGAAGAtattataaagtttatataGTGAAGCAGAAATATTGTAAAACTTATATAGTGAAGAAGAGATATTGTAAAGAATAAATATGACGAGATATTGTGAAATTTCTattgtaacaaaaataaaatatactacaGCGTTGCTGTACCCTAATAATTTGTGAACAGAATAAATATGGTCCTCGATGCGAAAAGAAAGGCACTGTGGCGGAAAACTAAAACGGTTAAAAAGTGAATGGTAGAAATTCTTGG
This window harbors:
- the LOC126761206 gene encoding uncharacterized protein LOC126761206; translated protein: MSSNEDSLSLYTVEQLKSWLRSLKHKTTGSKAELIVRLQKIPEELRGNFRNSMVDVDADVDCTQAIIAEKEQADEINEGASSINITEECGEFSNGIVPQYDASNQTSVEKKQKECDANEWRLLKIELELLKRECELKKMENELLMREKEQLRNSDNQTKNISNKQKFADVKELISEFSGSGECLKLWQAQLKNIQSVYQLDDNNLRALIANKLKGNALKWLHSRDDLILMPIDKFLKEMSSLFEEKTSNLMLKKKFEIRQWLTTESFREYFQEKLILANRILIGEDELVEYLIDGIPDNTLRSQAKMQRFHDKYELLEAFRNIQLPRYISKKMTADNQHEQSNNGQQTTRVVRCYNCNSVGHLASVCRKPKRELGACHVCAEVGHLAANCPQRKSRPVQHVTELMEGDEYDH